From the genome of Gemmatimonas phototrophica, one region includes:
- a CDS encoding HEAT repeat domain-containing protein, with protein MIPTLQRSALTLVVSATLWGAQGLEAQGIEARVNAVRTGTVRFTYAAGEGVCGNGANWYRSRDGRSGTFNGMWSGAVANREVETTCDRGPVRVVVQREEGDTKAIRLYVGGKWRADTGVTDLGALSAREAGGWLLSVAEHGSDKVARSALQAATVGDSIDAGAAVLRIARDDSRSQEVRSNAVHWLGELVGERVAASLDSIAYEAGDRDVRRAAIMAIARRPKDEAVPALQKLAETLPDRELRRTAVTALAQTREPAAIAWLERRLGQRD; from the coding sequence ATGATCCCCACGCTCCAACGCTCGGCGCTCACCCTCGTGGTGAGCGCCACCCTGTGGGGTGCCCAGGGGCTAGAAGCGCAAGGCATTGAGGCGCGCGTGAATGCGGTGCGCACCGGCACCGTGCGCTTTACGTACGCCGCGGGTGAAGGCGTGTGCGGCAACGGCGCCAACTGGTATCGCAGTCGCGATGGGCGCAGCGGCACCTTCAACGGCATGTGGAGCGGGGCCGTGGCCAACCGTGAGGTGGAAACCACCTGCGATCGCGGTCCGGTGCGGGTAGTGGTACAGCGCGAAGAGGGGGACACCAAAGCCATCCGGTTGTATGTGGGCGGCAAGTGGCGCGCCGACACCGGCGTGACCGACCTTGGCGCCCTGTCGGCCCGTGAGGCCGGGGGCTGGCTGCTGTCGGTTGCCGAGCATGGATCGGACAAGGTGGCGCGGAGTGCGCTGCAGGCTGCCACGGTGGGCGATTCCATCGATGCCGGCGCTGCGGTACTCAGAATCGCGCGCGACGACTCCCGCTCGCAGGAGGTGCGCAGCAACGCGGTACACTGGCTGGGCGAACTCGTCGGCGAACGGGTTGCCGCCTCGCTCGACTCCATTGCGTACGAGGCCGGCGACCGCGACGTGCGGCGCGCTGCCATCATGGCCATTGCCCGTCGGCCCAAAGACGAAGCCGTGCCGGCACTGCAGAAGCTGGCCGAAACACTCCCCGACCGGGAACTGCGCCGGACCGCCGTAACGGCGCTGGCGCAAACTCGAGAGCCCGCCGCAATCGCCTGGCTTGAGCGGCGACTCGGACAGCGAGACTGA
- a CDS encoding M24 family metallopeptidase, translating into MRPSLALVFAALCAPVLVHAQAAAEPAKVRWERLCQIRRDKFDKILPGALRDNGVDMWITMQKENQFDPMYEDFGRGYVGSVGYYIFTDRGGDRIERIAIGASGGMLEGCKVYDRVLALANLKAFITERNPKRIAINMSEEVGAADGLSKTSYDRLVKEIGPDLASRLVSSEKVVSDYRSGFPISQVVALGEAGELSRRIAERALSNEVITPGVTTLEDVAWWMMDQLQQRGLGSSFDMPSVYITGPKGIEATSNGRIIQRGDLLIIDWGVGYLNTWTDVKRMAYVLKPGETAAPKGIQTAFDNALKVREIIHRTIKPGPTAGAMVEQLRAEITKGGFRMQGTFNEVGTDDKVEVNIGCHSVGDRGHGSGPSIAWFNPRQMTFNIKPFNPFSIELFAWTPNPDWGGAKVRIPLEDDALVTDRGVEWLYPTNQRIWLIK; encoded by the coding sequence ATGCGACCCTCACTTGCCCTCGTCTTTGCCGCGCTCTGCGCCCCAGTGCTCGTCCACGCTCAGGCCGCCGCGGAGCCCGCCAAGGTCCGGTGGGAACGGCTCTGTCAGATTCGTCGTGACAAGTTCGACAAGATCCTGCCTGGCGCCCTGCGCGACAACGGCGTGGATATGTGGATCACGATGCAGAAGGAGAATCAGTTCGACCCGATGTACGAAGACTTCGGGCGCGGCTACGTGGGGAGTGTGGGCTACTACATCTTCACCGATCGTGGTGGTGACCGCATTGAGCGCATTGCGATTGGTGCCAGTGGTGGCATGCTGGAAGGGTGCAAGGTGTACGACCGGGTGTTGGCGCTGGCCAACCTCAAGGCGTTCATCACCGAGCGCAATCCCAAGCGCATTGCCATCAACATGTCGGAAGAGGTGGGCGCCGCCGACGGGTTGTCCAAAACATCATACGATCGCCTCGTGAAAGAGATTGGCCCCGATCTCGCGTCACGTCTGGTGAGCAGCGAAAAGGTGGTGAGCGACTATCGCTCGGGGTTCCCCATCTCGCAGGTGGTGGCACTCGGCGAGGCCGGTGAGCTCTCACGGCGCATCGCCGAACGTGCGCTCAGCAACGAAGTCATCACGCCAGGCGTGACCACGCTGGAAGATGTGGCGTGGTGGATGATGGACCAGCTGCAGCAGCGCGGGCTGGGCTCGAGCTTCGATATGCCGAGTGTGTATATCACCGGCCCCAAGGGCATTGAGGCGACCAGCAATGGCCGCATCATTCAGCGCGGCGACCTGCTCATAATTGACTGGGGTGTGGGCTATCTGAACACGTGGACCGATGTGAAGCGTATGGCCTACGTGCTCAAGCCCGGTGAGACCGCCGCGCCCAAGGGCATTCAGACCGCGTTTGATAACGCGCTGAAGGTACGCGAGATCATTCACCGCACCATCAAGCCCGGTCCAACAGCGGGCGCCATGGTGGAGCAGCTCCGTGCGGAGATCACCAAGGGTGGATTCCGCATGCAGGGCACCTTCAACGAAGTCGGTACCGACGACAAGGTCGAGGTGAACATCGGCTGCCACAGCGTGGGCGATCGTGGCCACGGCAGCGGCCCCAGTATCGCCTGGTTCAACCCGCGGCAGATGACCTTCAACATCAAGCCGTTCAATCCGTTTTCGATTGAACTGTTTGCGTGGACCCCCAACCCCGACTGGGGCGGTGCCAAGGTGCGTATTCCCCTCGAAGACGACGCCCTCGTGACCGACCGTGGAGTAGAGTGGCTCTACCCCACGAATCAGCGGATTTGGTTGATCAAGTAG
- a CDS encoding OsmC family protein translates to MSNESLKDTSFTMPVQGKPPAKVQVTWDGDHRFDGRRASGGPSIRMDASGVTGPSPVDTLLSALAGCTGVDVVDILAKRRTPISALSVDVEGERFAGVPGRLTKVHLAYRIVGADVERVHAERAIELAVTKYCSVRDSLDPNLPVTWSLELNGAAV, encoded by the coding sequence ATGAGCAACGAATCACTGAAGGACACGTCGTTCACCATGCCGGTGCAGGGCAAGCCCCCGGCCAAGGTGCAGGTGACATGGGACGGTGACCATCGCTTTGATGGTCGCCGCGCGAGCGGTGGGCCGAGTATTCGCATGGACGCGAGTGGCGTAACGGGCCCGTCACCGGTGGACACGTTGCTCAGCGCACTGGCCGGCTGCACCGGCGTCGATGTCGTCGACATCCTGGCCAAGCGTCGCACGCCGATCTCCGCGCTCAGCGTGGATGTCGAAGGCGAGCGCTTTGCCGGCGTGCCGGGGCGCCTGACCAAGGTGCATTTGGCGTATCGCATTGTCGGCGCCGACGTGGAGCGTGTGCACGCCGAGCGGGCGATTGAGCTGGCGGTGACGAAGTACTGCTCGGTGCGCGACAGTCTCGATCCGAACTTGCCGGTGACGTGGAGTTTGGAGTTGAATGGGGCTGCGGTTTAA
- a CDS encoding sulfurtransferase — protein MTPVAILPGLPDPTIVAKGYAHPERLVSTDWVAANLNTPSVRLLECNEDVLLYDVEHIPGAQKLDWHIDLNDQVERDYLDRAGFEALLRRLGVDDTTTVVFYGDKNNWWATYAFWVFQLFGFDNAVVLDGGRAKWLAEARVTTDVRPSYAPSAYVARERDDSLIRAYLADTRAHMEAGLPMVDVRSPQEYTGEKLHMPDYPQEGTLRGGHIPGARSMPWAKAAEADGSFKSAEALRGLYQGELGLSASDTVVTYCRIGERSSHTWFVLTYLLGFTNVRNYDGSWTEWGNAVRAPIRRGEQP, from the coding sequence ATGACACCAGTTGCCATTCTGCCGGGACTCCCGGACCCGACCATCGTAGCCAAGGGCTACGCCCATCCCGAGCGCCTCGTTAGCACCGACTGGGTGGCGGCCAATCTGAACACCCCATCAGTTCGGTTACTTGAGTGCAACGAAGACGTGCTGCTGTACGACGTGGAGCACATTCCCGGCGCGCAGAAACTCGACTGGCACATTGACCTCAACGATCAGGTGGAGCGCGATTACCTCGACCGCGCCGGCTTTGAGGCATTGCTGCGCCGATTGGGCGTCGATGACACGACGACGGTGGTGTTCTACGGGGACAAGAACAACTGGTGGGCCACCTATGCGTTCTGGGTGTTTCAGCTGTTCGGGTTCGACAACGCCGTGGTGCTCGATGGCGGCCGGGCCAAGTGGCTGGCCGAAGCGCGAGTGACCACGGACGTTCGACCGTCGTATGCCCCCTCGGCGTATGTGGCGCGCGAGCGCGATGATTCGCTCATCCGGGCGTATCTGGCGGATACCCGGGCGCACATGGAGGCCGGGCTGCCCATGGTGGATGTGCGGTCGCCGCAGGAGTACACGGGTGAAAAGCTGCACATGCCCGATTATCCGCAGGAAGGCACGTTACGCGGCGGTCATATTCCCGGGGCGCGCAGCATGCCCTGGGCCAAGGCCGCCGAGGCCGACGGGTCGTTCAAGAGCGCCGAGGCGCTGCGAGGGTTATATCAGGGTGAGCTGGGGCTGTCCGCGTCGGATACCGTTGTGACGTACTGCCGGATTGGTGAGCGCTCAAGCCATACGTGGTTTGTCCTCACGTATCTGCTGGGATTCACCAACGTGCGCAACTACGACGGTTCGTGGACGGAGTGGGGGAACGCGGTGCGGGCGCCTATACGCAGGGGAGAGCAGCCATGA